In the genome of candidate division WOR-3 bacterium, one region contains:
- a CDS encoding ATP-binding protein: protein MSDITHLLSPAFTAIRRLILHYQILEKKAGVVVGVSGGTDSLVLLFLLNEYNKRFNQNWDIKPCHIYPDFPNWNTSYIEEYCEKLNLPCKIIKVKIEERLQSLEKKCFFCARERRHRLLEYADSLNIFRVALAHHLEDVVETLLLNLIYNGEISTFLPAQSVIQGRFLFIRPLYYLKKEYLIKIAQSLKIPENINKCPYYQFSKREKVRHFLMELTKEYPDVYSSIFNGIFNIKKAYLPYYK from the coding sequence TTGTCTGACATAACTCACCTGTTAAGCCCGGCATTCACCGCTATAAGGCGGTTGATACTTCATTACCAGATTTTAGAGAAAAAAGCCGGAGTAGTGGTTGGAGTATCCGGAGGTACTGATAGTCTTGTCCTTTTGTTCCTTTTAAACGAATACAACAAAAGGTTTAATCAAAACTGGGACATCAAACCCTGTCATATCTATCCTGATTTTCCGAATTGGAATACAAGCTATATTGAGGAATATTGCGAGAAATTAAATTTACCATGCAAAATTATAAAAGTAAAAATTGAGGAGCGTTTGCAGTCGTTAGAAAAGAAATGCTTCTTTTGCGCCCGAGAACGCCGCCATCGTCTCCTGGAATACGCAGACTCTTTAAATATCTTCAGGGTTGCTCTCGCCCACCACCTTGAGGACGTTGTGGAAACTTTGCTTTTAAATCTTATCTATAATGGCGAGATATCAACATTTCTACCCGCCCAATCAGTAATTCAGGGGCGTTTTTTGTTCATAAGGCCGCTTTATTATCTCAAAAAAGAATATCTCATCAAAATTGCCCAGTCCCTAAAAATTCCCGAAAATATTAACAAATGTCCATATTATCAATTTTCCAAACGAGAAAAAGTCCGACACTTTTTGATGGAATTGACAAAAGAATACCCGGATGTTTACAGCAGTATTTTTAATGGGATTTTTAACATTAAAAAGGCTTATCTTCCGTATTACAAATAA
- the cysE gene encoding serine O-acetyltransferase translates to MFKRIKEDIETVFARDPAARNFFEVLFCYPGLHAIWLHRVTHFLWCHNFKFLARILSHMNRFLTGIEIHPGAKIGRRFFIDHGAGIVIGETTEIGDDVLIYQGVTLGGTSLEKKKRHPTIGNNVIIGAGAIVLGPIRIGNNVRIAAGSVVVKDVPDNATVIGVPGRIGLGFTAEEIQKLEHGKLPDPIADALQFVMKEQEKLHKKIKELERKLDEILK, encoded by the coding sequence ATGTTTAAGCGAATCAAAGAGGATATCGAGACAGTATTCGCACGCGATCCGGCAGCAAGAAATTTTTTTGAAGTTTTGTTCTGTTATCCTGGATTGCATGCGATCTGGCTGCACCGGGTGACGCATTTCTTATGGTGTCACAATTTCAAATTTCTTGCTCGCATTCTATCCCACATGAATAGATTTTTGACAGGTATCGAAATCCATCCGGGTGCTAAGATTGGAAGGAGATTTTTCATTGACCACGGTGCAGGTATTGTAATTGGTGAAACTACTGAGATTGGCGATGATGTATTAATATACCAGGGTGTCACCTTAGGTGGTACGAGTCTGGAAAAGAAAAAACGCCATCCGACAATCGGCAATAATGTAATAATTGGCGCCGGGGCAATTGTGCTAGGACCAATCCGGATTGGGAATAATGTGCGGATTGCCGCGGGTTCAGTGGTGGTTAAAGATGTGCCCGATAATGCCACGGTCATCGGCGTGCCGGGGAGAATCGGTTTAGGTTTTACAGCTGAAGAGATTCAGAAACTGGAACACGGCAAATTACCTGACCCGATTGCGGATGCTTTACAGTTTGTAATGAAAGAGCAGGAAAAACTCCACAAAAAAATTAAAGAACTGGAAAGAAAATTAGATGAAATACTGAAGTGA
- a CDS encoding DUF6569 family protein: MKILILISIIPMIMLFAQKSDSAMKDYLDRLKIGKPIEYKNLKIYPLEMTMITGTKGFVTLDEATDKGWIKIREIGLGNVNQVEIKNYGDEPVFILTGEMITGAKQDRMIKEDILLPPNSGWIKIEVYCVEHGRWVEVSKEFKSSGLVVPNIVRQRAKLSESQGEVWAEIARTQDRLGVVSGTGTVRANYEDKKVQQTIEDYVEGFEKIPKLSDSTIGVVVTTGDKIICLDLFASNDLLHKLWKKLIKSYAMDAIGNAKSRITKEKIERFIDLISAVRLVSKSNPGLGDLFSLESEHGKGAALVYKNLIVHMDFFPAINRDQDSDLKLDFRRQQRNTD, translated from the coding sequence ATGAAAATACTAATTTTGATTTCAATCATACCAATGATAATGCTTTTTGCCCAAAAATCGGACTCGGCGATGAAAGATTATCTTGATCGGCTTAAGATCGGAAAGCCAATAGAATACAAAAATCTTAAAATTTATCCGCTGGAGATGACAATGATAACAGGAACGAAAGGTTTTGTTACCCTTGATGAGGCGACGGATAAAGGGTGGATTAAGATAAGGGAAATCGGTTTGGGAAATGTAAATCAGGTAGAGATAAAGAATTACGGTGATGAGCCAGTATTTATTTTAACGGGTGAGATGATTACGGGTGCGAAACAAGATAGAATGATAAAAGAAGATATTCTTTTGCCGCCAAATAGCGGTTGGATAAAAATAGAGGTTTATTGTGTGGAACACGGCCGGTGGGTTGAAGTATCAAAAGAATTTAAAAGCAGTGGGCTGGTGGTTCCAAATATTGTGAGGCAGCGGGCAAAGTTGAGTGAGAGCCAGGGAGAGGTTTGGGCAGAAATTGCTCGGACCCAGGACCGACTTGGTGTTGTTTCTGGAACTGGGACTGTCAGGGCAAATTACGAAGATAAAAAAGTTCAGCAGACAATAGAAGATTATGTAGAAGGTTTTGAAAAGATACCGAAGTTATCAGACTCCACAATCGGGGTGGTTGTGACCACCGGGGATAAAATCATCTGTTTAGATCTTTTTGCCTCTAATGATTTGTTGCATAAACTTTGGAAAAAATTAATAAAATCCTATGCCATGGATGCAATTGGTAATGCAAAGAGTAGAATCACAAAAGAAAAGATAGAAAGATTTATCGATTTGATTAGCGCGGTACGATTGGTTTCGAAAAGCAATCCGGGTTTAGGCGATTTGTTCTCATTAGAGAGTGAGCATGGCAAGGGTGCCGCACTTGTCTATAAAAATTTAATTGTCCATATGGATTTTTTCCCGGCGATCAACAGAGACCAGGACTCGGATTTAAAACTGGATTTCCGCCGGCAGCAACGAAACACAGATTAG